Proteins encoded within one genomic window of Chitinophaga parva:
- a CDS encoding COX15/CtaA family protein, which produces METTYSKHRPVAIWLFVGVGMLIIMVMLGGITRLTGSGLSIAEWKPIMGAIPPMNQAQWEHAFEQYKQIGQFKYLNSDFTLTDFKHIFFWEWFHREWGRLIGVVFLLPFIWFIIKRKIDASMIVPLAILFLLGGLQGAIGWIMVQSGLNENDLYVSHIRLAGHFITAMLLTSYTLWFGLKLIVPVREIQYKPGLRKLNLLLIVVLVVQLIFGAFMSGLHAATAASTWPSINGAAVPPGMLTQGSFLQDISHNLITVQFIHRGLAYLVTLLVVSWWWNARKSDPRSLLHKIHIVPLLLVLLQVLLGVLTVLNARIHIPIALASIHQCVGMLLLLSLVTSLFISRGKDGATYLYVKPPRPEDAIGTL; this is translated from the coding sequence ATGGAGACAACTTATTCAAAACACCGCCCCGTGGCCATCTGGCTCTTCGTTGGCGTGGGTATGCTTATCATCATGGTCATGCTGGGCGGCATCACCCGTCTTACCGGCTCCGGTCTGTCCATTGCAGAGTGGAAGCCCATCATGGGGGCTATACCGCCTATGAACCAGGCGCAGTGGGAACATGCATTTGAGCAATATAAACAGATCGGCCAGTTTAAATACCTGAACAGCGATTTCACGCTCACGGATTTCAAACATATCTTTTTCTGGGAATGGTTTCACCGCGAGTGGGGCCGGCTCATTGGCGTGGTGTTCTTACTGCCCTTTATCTGGTTTATTATAAAGAGGAAGATCGATGCGTCTATGATCGTGCCCCTGGCCATCCTGTTCCTGCTGGGCGGGCTGCAAGGCGCCATTGGCTGGATCATGGTGCAGAGCGGCCTCAATGAGAATGATCTTTATGTAAGCCACATCCGCCTGGCCGGACACTTTATCACGGCTATGCTGCTCACCTCTTATACTTTATGGTTTGGGTTGAAGCTGATCGTGCCCGTGCGGGAGATCCAGTATAAACCCGGACTGCGCAAACTGAACCTGTTGCTGATCGTAGTGCTGGTGGTGCAGTTGATCTTCGGCGCCTTCATGTCTGGCCTGCATGCCGCTACCGCTGCCAGCACCTGGCCCAGCATCAATGGTGCGGCGGTGCCCCCCGGCATGCTCACGCAGGGATCATTTTTACAGGACATCTCGCATAACCTGATCACCGTACAGTTTATCCACCGCGGGCTGGCTTACCTGGTTACGCTGCTGGTGGTGAGCTGGTGGTGGAATGCGCGCAAGAGCGATCCGCGCTCCCTTCTGCACAAAATTCACATCGTGCCGCTTTTGCTGGTGCTGTTGCAGGTATTGCTGGGTGTGCTCACTGTGCTCAATGCCAGGATACACATTCCCATTGCCCTGGCCAGTATTCATCAGTGCGTGGGGATGCTCCTGCTGCTTTCCCTGGTTACATCACTTTTCATCAGCCGGGGAAAAGATGGGGCCACCTATCTCTATGTGAAACCTCCCCGGCCGGAAGACGCCATCGGCACACTTTGA
- the typA gene encoding translational GTPase TypA has translation MQIRNIAIIAHVDHGKTTLVDKILHETNVFRANQETGELIMDNNDLERERGITILSKNVSVEYKGTKINVIDTPGHADFGGEVERVLKMADGVILLVDAFEGPMPQTRFVLQKALQLNLKPIVVINKVDKPNCRPDEVHDAVFELFFNLDATEEQLNFPTYYGSGKNGWFNSSLEQCENITPLLDGILEHVPEPKIEEGTLQLQITSLDYSTFLGRIAVGKVTRGSIKENQPFSLMRADGSVVKSRVRELYVFESLGKKKVPEVLAGDICAVVGLEDFTIGDTIADFENPEALPIIAVDEPTMNMMFSINNSPFFGKDGKFVTSRHLRDRLMKETEKNLALRVVDTDSADSFLVYGRGILHLGVLIETMRREGYELTVGQPQVIVKHIDGKKSEPYEILVVDVPEEFASKVIDLVTRRKGEMLIMETKGTMQHLEFEIPSRGLIGMRTQMLTNTAGEAVMAHRFSEYKAWKGQIPGRGNGVLLSKEGGTTTGYSLDKLQDRGSFFVDPGEEVYAGMIIGENNKPGDLVVNPNEGKKLTNMRASGSDAATNIAPKIQMTLEECMEYIQHDECIEVTPNHIRMRKVLLNEEDRKRVAKSMKTEA, from the coding sequence ATGCAGATTAGAAACATTGCCATCATTGCGCACGTAGACCACGGTAAGACTACCCTGGTGGATAAGATCCTCCATGAGACCAACGTATTCCGTGCCAACCAGGAAACGGGTGAGTTGATCATGGATAACAACGACCTCGAAAGAGAGCGTGGGATCACCATCCTCAGTAAGAACGTGTCCGTTGAGTACAAAGGCACCAAGATCAATGTGATCGATACCCCGGGCCACGCCGACTTTGGCGGCGAGGTAGAACGCGTACTGAAAATGGCGGACGGCGTGATCCTCCTGGTGGACGCCTTTGAAGGCCCCATGCCCCAGACCCGCTTCGTACTGCAGAAAGCCCTGCAGCTGAACCTGAAACCTATTGTAGTTATCAATAAAGTAGACAAGCCGAACTGCCGTCCTGACGAAGTGCATGACGCCGTATTCGAATTGTTCTTCAACCTGGACGCTACTGAAGAGCAGCTGAACTTCCCGACCTACTATGGTTCTGGTAAGAATGGCTGGTTCAACAGCTCCCTGGAGCAGTGTGAGAACATCACCCCCCTCCTGGATGGCATCCTGGAACACGTTCCGGAACCTAAGATCGAGGAAGGCACCCTGCAGCTGCAGATCACTTCCCTGGACTACTCCACCTTCCTGGGCCGTATTGCCGTAGGTAAAGTAACCCGCGGTTCCATCAAGGAAAACCAACCCTTCTCCCTGATGCGTGCTGATGGCTCCGTGGTAAAAAGCCGTGTACGCGAACTGTACGTGTTTGAATCACTGGGTAAAAAGAAAGTGCCGGAAGTACTGGCCGGCGATATCTGCGCCGTGGTAGGCCTGGAAGACTTCACCATTGGCGATACCATCGCTGATTTTGAAAATCCCGAAGCACTGCCCATCATCGCCGTGGATGAGCCCACCATGAACATGATGTTCTCCATCAACAACTCCCCCTTCTTTGGTAAGGATGGTAAGTTTGTGACCTCCCGTCACCTGCGCGACCGCCTGATGAAGGAAACGGAAAAGAACCTCGCGCTCCGCGTGGTGGATACGGATTCTGCCGATAGCTTCCTGGTTTACGGCCGTGGTATCCTTCACCTGGGCGTACTGATAGAAACCATGCGCCGTGAAGGTTACGAACTGACCGTGGGCCAGCCCCAGGTGATCGTAAAACACATTGATGGTAAAAAATCTGAGCCGTACGAGATCCTGGTGGTAGACGTACCGGAAGAATTTGCCAGCAAGGTGATCGACCTGGTAACCCGCCGCAAGGGTGAAATGCTGATCATGGAAACCAAAGGCACCATGCAGCACCTGGAATTTGAAATTCCCTCCCGTGGCCTCATCGGCATGCGTACACAGATGCTGACCAACACTGCCGGTGAAGCTGTAATGGCCCACCGCTTCAGCGAATACAAAGCGTGGAAAGGCCAGATCCCCGGCCGTGGCAACGGTGTACTGCTGTCTAAAGAAGGTGGTACCACTACCGGTTACTCCCTGGACAAACTGCAGGACCGTGGCTCCTTCTTCGTAGATCCGGGTGAAGAAGTTTACGCAGGTATGATCATCGGTGAAAACAACAAACCCGGTGACCTGGTAGTAAACCCCAATGAAGGTAAAAAGCTGACGAACATGCGTGCGAGCGGTTCCGATGCAGCTACCAACATTGCGCCCAAGATCCAGATGACACTGGAAGAGTGCATGGAATACATCCAGCACGATGAATGCATCGAAGTAACGCCGAACCACATCCGCATGCGTAAAGTGCTTTTGAACGAAGAAGACCGCAAGCGTGTGGCCAAGTCCATGAAGACAGAAGCGTAG
- a CDS encoding YbaB/EbfC family nucleoid-associated protein: MFGDLMGKLQEAQQKMADAKARAAATSHTGEAGDGAVKVVVSGSREVQSLEIADRLVNADNKEELEDLLITALNRALKSAETAYDKEMAGVTSGMLGGLNIPGLSGLF, from the coding sequence ATGTTCGGAGATCTTATGGGAAAGCTGCAGGAAGCGCAGCAGAAAATGGCGGATGCCAAGGCCCGCGCCGCTGCTACCAGCCATACTGGCGAAGCCGGCGATGGCGCCGTAAAAGTAGTAGTGAGCGGCAGCCGTGAAGTACAATCACTGGAAATTGCAGACCGCCTGGTCAATGCAGACAACAAAGAAGAACTGGAAGACCTGCTGATCACGGCGCTGAACCGTGCCCTGAAAAGTGCAGAAACTGCGTATGACAAGGAAATGGCCGGCGTAACCAGCGGCATGCTGGGCGGGCTGAATATCCCGGGGCTGTCCGGCTTGTTTTAA
- a CDS encoding patatin-like phospholipase family protein — protein MLGKLKIIALKTYYSFPVQLLLLHFRKYQVLLVFWAILFSTINGGFAKVFGGDALFLNPEYLGRVNFYSTAILGLASGIFTMSWHITTFILHTQRFKFLATTAQPFFRYCLNNSIIPLLFLINLLFRGWAYQQDYQLSGVTEILLLAEGYVCGYMLIIFFSFFYFFGADRNIGRRLTRKFGTPRKFVKLILKPTQEPDENALPVHSYLFTPWKVRRARKVDHYDKFYLDSILKQHHFAAIITVGAALVCLVILSFLMDYNVFRIPAGASVLIFFAFLIGISGAYAYLLQSWAIPLFLVMLLALNIMVQSNVVDNRNKAYGLEYKNKHHRPVYSPEALQHFFTEARRQADVDSGLAILERWKQKFPGGRKPLLVVMNFSGGGSRSALWSMNVLQRLDSVLGGRVMRHTVMMTGASGGMMGASYFRELYYEQQLGMPITLYDTTYTERISQDLLNPVFTSLAVNDFITPFRRFKIGDNYYARDRGYAFERQLNHNTHNVLNRTLGEYYLPESKGTIPMLVWNATINADGRRLMISPQNISYLCAPEYLYPTRMDKTAHLVRDIDGVDFGQYFARQHAMSLQVTSAIRMSATFPYVLPNVYLPSDPIVDVMDAGIRDNFGQQTTLRYLFTFRKWINENTAGVVYLQIRDTRKNDITRIKESQSLSDVMFAPLFTMQSHWSAMQDFNQDATLNYLEGYFPNKFHRIIFQYVPQQANKTAALSLHLNSREKMDIGDALDNPTNMTALRYVEQLFNNINPDK, from the coding sequence ATGCTGGGGAAACTAAAAATCATCGCTTTAAAAACATACTATTCCTTCCCGGTACAACTGTTGCTCTTGCACTTCCGCAAGTACCAGGTTCTATTGGTGTTTTGGGCTATTTTATTCAGTACCATCAATGGTGGTTTTGCCAAAGTATTTGGCGGCGATGCGCTGTTCCTCAATCCCGAATACCTGGGCCGTGTAAATTTTTACAGCACTGCCATCCTGGGCCTGGCCTCCGGCATTTTTACCATGAGCTGGCACATCACCACGTTCATATTACACACGCAGCGTTTTAAATTCCTGGCCACCACAGCGCAGCCTTTTTTCCGGTACTGCCTCAATAATTCTATCATTCCCCTGCTTTTCCTTATCAACCTGCTTTTCCGCGGGTGGGCTTACCAGCAGGATTACCAGCTGAGCGGCGTTACAGAAATATTGCTCCTGGCCGAGGGTTATGTGTGCGGCTACATGCTGATCATTTTCTTTTCCTTCTTTTATTTTTTTGGTGCGGACCGCAACATCGGCCGGCGGCTTACCCGCAAATTTGGGACACCCCGCAAGTTTGTAAAACTCATCCTCAAGCCTACGCAGGAGCCGGATGAGAACGCGCTGCCGGTGCACAGTTATCTTTTTACCCCCTGGAAAGTACGGCGCGCCAGGAAGGTGGATCACTATGATAAATTTTACCTGGACAGTATCTTAAAGCAACATCACTTTGCCGCCATTATCACGGTAGGCGCGGCTTTGGTGTGCCTGGTCATCCTTTCTTTCTTGATGGACTATAACGTGTTCCGCATTCCCGCAGGAGCCAGTGTGCTGATCTTTTTTGCGTTCCTCATTGGCATATCCGGCGCCTATGCATACCTGTTGCAAAGCTGGGCCATCCCACTTTTCCTGGTCATGCTGCTGGCGCTGAATATCATGGTGCAGAGCAACGTGGTGGATAACCGTAACAAGGCTTACGGCCTGGAATATAAGAACAAGCACCACCGCCCGGTATACAGTCCAGAAGCCCTGCAGCACTTCTTCACGGAAGCACGGCGCCAGGCGGATGTGGATAGCGGACTGGCCATCCTGGAGCGTTGGAAACAAAAATTCCCCGGAGGCCGGAAACCCTTGCTGGTGGTGATGAATTTCAGCGGGGGCGGCAGCCGCTCCGCCTTATGGAGCATGAATGTGCTGCAACGCCTGGACTCCGTGCTGGGCGGGCGCGTAATGCGCCACACCGTCATGATGACCGGGGCTTCCGGTGGTATGATGGGCGCCTCTTATTTCCGGGAGTTATATTATGAACAGCAACTGGGCATGCCCATTACATTATACGATACCACCTACACGGAACGCATTTCACAAGACCTGCTCAATCCCGTGTTCACCTCCCTGGCGGTAAACGATTTCATCACGCCCTTCCGCCGGTTTAAGATCGGGGATAATTATTACGCCCGTGACCGGGGTTATGCTTTTGAACGCCAGCTGAACCACAATACCCATAATGTACTGAACCGCACGCTGGGTGAGTACTACCTGCCGGAAAGCAAAGGCACCATCCCTATGCTGGTTTGGAATGCCACCATCAATGCAGACGGGCGCCGCCTCATGATCTCCCCGCAGAACATCAGCTACCTCTGCGCACCGGAGTACCTGTACCCCACGCGCATGGATAAGACCGCGCACCTGGTACGGGATATAGACGGGGTGGACTTTGGCCAGTACTTTGCCCGCCAGCACGCTATGAGCCTGCAGGTGACCAGTGCTATCCGCATGTCTGCCACCTTCCCGTATGTGCTGCCAAACGTATACCTGCCCAGCGATCCTATTGTGGATGTGATGGACGCCGGCATCCGCGACAACTTTGGGCAGCAGACCACGCTGCGTTATCTCTTTACCTTCCGGAAGTGGATCAATGAAAATACCGCAGGCGTGGTGTACCTGCAGATCCGCGATACCCGCAAGAATGATATTACCCGCATTAAAGAATCACAGTCGCTCAGTGATGTGATGTTTGCACCGCTGTTCACCATGCAATCGCACTGGAGCGCCATGCAGGATTTTAACCAGGATGCCACGCTGAATTACCTGGAAGGCTACTTCCCGAATAAATTCCACCGCATCATTTTCCAGTACGTACCACAGCAGGCCAATAAAACGGCGGCGCTCAGCCTTCACCTTAACTCCCGTGAGAAGATGGACATAGGCGATGCACTCGATAACCCTACAAACATGACCGCCCTCCGCTACGTGGAGCAGCTGTTCAATAATATCAATCCTGACAAATAA
- a CDS encoding NAD(P)/FAD-dependent oxidoreductase, protein MIETTVCVIGAGPAGAAAALQLQQFNIPCVVVDKAVFPRDKVCGDGLSGKVLTCLNRINPEIGTRLMEFQAKQGSWGVTFVAPNRASLDVAYRPVYDKAQEPSAAGYVCKRMDFDNFLVDELKRCEQVQLFEGQSIDKYELQPDGYVLRDNAGTFVVKAQVVIVANGAHSGFTKEVAKITMEPRHYIAGIRAYYQGVTGMHEDSFIELHFLDELLPGYFWIFPLPNGEANVGVGVLSEVVRKKKLNLKKMLQDTLEKDPVLSKRFENAELLGTVDGYGLPLGSKRRTLSGDRYMLTGDAGYLIDPFTGEGIGNALYSGRIAAQQVKAALEANDFSATQLKKYDDEIYRVLGPELQLSTRMQKLVQRPWLFNLLLRIGMRNKQLRELMSCMFYEVDLRKRLTRPSFYLKLLLNR, encoded by the coding sequence ATGATTGAAACAACCGTCTGCGTGATCGGTGCAGGCCCCGCCGGAGCGGCTGCCGCCCTGCAATTGCAGCAATTCAATATTCCCTGTGTAGTAGTGGACAAAGCGGTGTTTCCACGCGATAAAGTATGTGGCGATGGCCTGAGTGGCAAAGTGCTCACCTGCCTGAACCGCATTAACCCTGAAATTGGTACCCGCCTCATGGAGTTCCAGGCCAAGCAGGGCAGCTGGGGCGTAACGTTTGTGGCGCCCAACCGCGCCAGCCTCGATGTGGCTTACAGGCCGGTGTATGATAAAGCCCAGGAGCCTTCGGCCGCGGGCTATGTATGCAAGCGCATGGATTTCGATAATTTCCTGGTGGATGAGCTGAAACGCTGCGAACAGGTGCAGTTGTTTGAAGGCCAGTCCATCGATAAATATGAACTGCAACCGGATGGGTATGTGCTGCGCGATAATGCCGGCACCTTTGTCGTGAAGGCACAGGTGGTGATCGTGGCAAATGGTGCCCACAGCGGGTTTACAAAGGAGGTAGCCAAGATCACCATGGAGCCCAGGCATTACATTGCGGGCATACGTGCCTACTACCAGGGCGTTACCGGCATGCATGAAGACAGCTTCATTGAACTGCATTTCCTGGACGAGCTGCTGCCCGGTTATTTCTGGATCTTCCCCCTGCCTAATGGAGAAGCCAACGTGGGCGTAGGTGTGCTGAGTGAAGTGGTGCGGAAGAAAAAGCTGAACCTGAAAAAAATGTTGCAGGACACGCTGGAGAAAGACCCGGTGCTGAGCAAGCGCTTTGAAAACGCAGAGCTGCTGGGCACTGTAGATGGCTATGGCCTGCCCCTGGGCAGCAAGCGCCGCACCCTTTCCGGCGACCGCTATATGCTCACCGGCGATGCCGGGTATCTCATAGATCCTTTTACCGGCGAGGGCATTGGTAACGCGCTGTACTCCGGCCGCATTGCCGCGCAGCAGGTAAAGGCCGCACTGGAAGCCAACGATTTTTCTGCTACGCAACTGAAGAAGTATGATGATGAAATATACCGTGTACTGGGACCGGAGCTGCAGCTGAGTACCCGCATGCAAAAACTGGTACAGCGCCCCTGGCTGTTCAACCTCCTGCTGCGCATCGGCATGCGCAACAAGCAGCTGCGGGAGTTGATGTCGTGCATGTTTTACGAGGTGGACCTGCGCAAGCGGCTTACCCGTCCTTCATTTTACCTGAAATTGCTGCTGAACCGCTAG
- a CDS encoding alpha/beta fold hydrolase, producing MQKFFPMLLAAMLLTMSGLRAQQQITPNDATFSQYQYPFPVHYFNLTLQGNALRMAYMDIPGRQSNGQTVVLLHGKNFGGAYWDSTATALSAQGFRVIVPDQVGFGKSDKPAHLQFSLHLLAENTHRLLDSLGIQKAVVLGHSMGGMLAMRFAIQYPGTVTKLVLEDPIGLEDWKLKVPYQDVDKWYTAELKQNYEKIKKYQLESYFHGQWKPAYDKWAALQASQTLSPDYPKVAWNSALCYDMLFTQPVIYEIEKIQAPTLLIIGSLDRTAIGKDRVTPEVKATMGNYPELGKAAASRIPRCRLELLEGVGHAPHMEVFDQFIQLVSGFLKN from the coding sequence ATGCAAAAATTTTTCCCCATGCTCCTGGCCGCTATGCTGCTTACCATGAGCGGGCTCCGCGCACAGCAGCAGATCACGCCCAATGACGCCACCTTTTCACAGTACCAGTACCCATTTCCCGTACATTATTTCAACCTGACCCTGCAAGGCAATGCCCTGCGCATGGCCTACATGGACATACCCGGGCGCCAGTCCAACGGGCAAACGGTGGTGCTGCTGCACGGGAAGAACTTTGGCGGGGCCTACTGGGATAGTACTGCCACCGCTCTATCCGCCCAGGGCTTCCGGGTGATAGTGCCAGACCAGGTGGGTTTTGGCAAATCTGACAAGCCGGCCCACCTGCAGTTTTCCCTGCACCTGCTGGCTGAGAATACCCACCGCCTGCTGGACAGCCTGGGCATCCAAAAAGCCGTGGTGCTGGGCCACTCCATGGGTGGCATGCTGGCTATGCGCTTTGCCATCCAGTACCCGGGAACGGTGACCAAACTGGTGCTGGAAGATCCCATCGGCCTGGAAGACTGGAAACTGAAAGTGCCCTACCAGGATGTAGATAAATGGTACACCGCAGAGCTGAAGCAGAACTACGAAAAGATCAAAAAATACCAGCTGGAAAGCTACTTCCACGGCCAGTGGAAACCGGCTTACGACAAATGGGCCGCCCTCCAGGCCAGCCAGACCCTGAGCCCCGATTATCCCAAAGTGGCATGGAACAGCGCCCTGTGTTACGATATGCTCTTTACCCAGCCGGTGATCTACGAAATAGAAAAGATCCAGGCCCCTACCCTGCTCATCATCGGCTCCCTGGACCGTACCGCCATTGGCAAAGACCGGGTAACGCCCGAGGTAAAGGCCACGATGGGCAATTACCCCGAACTGGGTAAGGCCGCGGCCAGCCGCATTCCCCGTTGCCGCCTGGAATTGCTGGAAGGCGTGGGCCATGCGCCGCATATGGAGGTATTTGACCAGTTCATACAACTGGTTTCTGGATTCCTTAAAAATTGA